A stretch of Thermodesulfovibrionales bacterium DNA encodes these proteins:
- the rpsP gene encoding 30S ribosomal protein S16, which translates to MVKIRLTRLGAHKKPFYRLIVADSRARRDGPFIEILGTYNPQKGSTETKIDLERAKYWLEQGAQPTDIAKKLLQRAGL; encoded by the coding sequence TTGGTTAAGATCAGATTGACGAGGTTAGGAGCCCACAAGAAACCGTTCTACCGGCTGATCGTGGCGGATTCCAGAGCGCGGAGGGACGGACCGTTTATAGAGATTCTCGGAACCTATAATCCCCAGAAGGGTTCTACAGAGACGAAGATCGATCTCGAGAGGGCGAAATACTGGTTGGAACAAGGAGCGCAACCTACTGATATCGCGAAGAAGCTTTTACAGAGGGCCGGTCTTTAG
- the ffh gene encoding signal recognition particle protein — MLEALSEKLESIFKKLRGRGILKEEDIDAALKEVRLALLEADVNFKVVKDFIEKIKAKAMGKEVLESLTPGQQVIKIVHAELCELLGGTSSKIHLAPNPPTIVMMVGLHGSGKTTTSGKLARLFKKEGRRPMLVAADLQRPAAIEQLETIGRQIDVPVFSSRQTKDPVTLCEAAVRKAKLDAQDVMILDTAGRLHIDESLMQELSEIKSRVVPGEILFVADAMTGQDAVNIAKSFNDRIGIDGIILTKMDGDARGGAALSIRFVTGKPIKFVGVGEKIDMFEVFHPDRIASRILGMGDVLSLIEQAEKAYDRKEAEKLQEKIFGESFTFEDLKEQLKRLRSMGPLENILGMIPGFGRMKNVSVDEREFTKVEAIINSMTGDERRNHSLINGRRRQRIALGSGTTVTDVNRVVKQYVEMKKMLKMFKGKKGLRMPNIFPR, encoded by the coding sequence ATGCTTGAGGCACTGAGCGAAAAACTCGAATCGATATTCAAGAAGTTAAGGGGAAGGGGTATTCTCAAGGAAGAGGATATCGATGCTGCCTTGAAGGAAGTGCGCCTCGCTCTCCTTGAGGCGGATGTGAATTTCAAGGTCGTCAAGGACTTCATCGAGAAGATAAAGGCAAAGGCGATGGGGAAGGAGGTCCTTGAGAGTCTCACCCCGGGACAGCAGGTCATCAAGATAGTCCATGCCGAACTCTGCGAACTCCTCGGGGGGACGAGCAGCAAGATACATCTCGCCCCGAATCCCCCCACCATCGTCATGATGGTAGGCCTTCATGGTTCCGGAAAGACGACGACCTCAGGGAAGCTGGCGAGACTCTTTAAGAAAGAGGGCAGGAGACCGATGCTCGTTGCCGCCGATCTCCAGCGCCCTGCGGCAATCGAGCAGCTCGAGACGATCGGAAGGCAGATAGACGTTCCTGTCTTTTCTTCCCGGCAGACAAAGGACCCGGTAACGCTCTGCGAGGCTGCTGTCAGGAAGGCGAAACTCGATGCGCAAGATGTGATGATACTCGACACCGCCGGAAGGCTCCATATAGACGAGAGCCTCATGCAGGAATTGAGCGAGATAAAGTCCCGGGTCGTCCCGGGGGAGATACTCTTCGTTGCGGACGCCATGACGGGTCAGGACGCAGTGAACATCGCAAAGAGCTTTAACGACCGCATCGGCATCGACGGAATAATCCTCACGAAGATGGACGGCGATGCACGGGGCGGTGCCGCCCTCTCCATCAGGTTCGTCACCGGAAAGCCGATCAAATTTGTCGGTGTCGGCGAGAAGATCGATATGTTCGAGGTGTTTCATCCCGACAGGATAGCATCGAGGATCCTCGGGATGGGAGACGTTCTGAGCCTCATCGAGCAGGCGGAGAAGGCCTATGACCGGAAAGAGGCGGAGAAGCTTCAGGAGAAGATTTTCGGTGAGTCCTTCACCTTTGAGGACCTGAAGGAGCAGTTGAAAAGACTTCGGAGTATGGGACCCCTGGAAAATATCCTCGGTATGATTCCGGGGTTCGGCAGAATGAAAAACGTCTCGGTGGATGAGAGGGAGTTTACGAAGGTGGAAGCGATCATAAATTCCATGACTGGAGATGAGAGGCGGAACCATTCCCTCATCAACGGAAGAAGGAGACAAAGGATAGCGCTCGGAAGCGGAACAACGGTTACCGATGTGAACCGAGTCGTGAAACAGTATGTCGAGATGAAGAAGATGCTGAAGATGTTTAAAGGGAAAAAGGGTCTGCGGATGCCGAATATCTTTCCCCGCTAG